A region of Nitrospinota bacterium DNA encodes the following proteins:
- a CDS encoding DUF1015 domain-containing protein, translating into MAKVNPFRGVRYNPKAVPNAIDALAPPYDVISPEAQKSLYDRHDRNVVRLILGVIRDGDTDDNNRYTRSAKTLSSWLGDHTLIREDEPALYVYAQDYFIDGKKLQRVGFICRRLIEPLGQSIYPHERTLSGPKVDRLMLTRACKMNFSPVFGLYSDPERKVDGILKSIMNLVSADVDATDDEQVRHRMWILTDREAISEIQTLLENKPVVIADGHHRYETALNYRNERRAAENPKGPQNYDYALMYLSNSHGEGFTVLPTHRLVKEFATPGVDKILSLLGGLFTATQAPLDAQNMEPQVTALREAGLKAPSFIMIAEGKSYLLTLKKDIYQAQIGEGLSAALKMLDVTILQEVIFEKALGISREMVADKKVINYTIDPSEAARGVLEGPVKIAFLLNPTDVAKVIEVATAGGVMPQKSTYFYPKLISGLVFNPLE; encoded by the coding sequence ATGGCAAAAGTAAATCCTTTTAGGGGCGTCCGTTACAATCCCAAGGCGGTTCCAAACGCCATAGACGCTTTGGCGCCCCCTTATGACGTTATCTCTCCGGAGGCTCAGAAAAGCCTTTATGACCGGCATGACCGGAACGTGGTGCGGCTGATTCTCGGCGTCATAAGAGATGGCGATACCGATGACAATAACCGCTACACCCGCTCCGCGAAGACGCTATCAAGCTGGCTGGGCGACCATACCCTTATCAGGGAAGATGAGCCTGCCCTTTATGTTTATGCGCAGGATTACTTTATAGACGGCAAAAAGCTTCAGCGGGTGGGGTTCATCTGCAGAAGGCTCATCGAGCCTTTGGGGCAGTCCATTTACCCCCATGAACGCACCCTCTCCGGCCCAAAGGTGGACAGGCTTATGCTCACCCGCGCCTGCAAAATGAACTTCTCCCCGGTGTTCGGCCTTTATTCCGACCCGGAACGAAAGGTGGATGGCATATTAAAATCCATCATGAACCTGGTTTCCGCCGACGTGGACGCCACGGATGATGAGCAGGTGCGCCACCGCATGTGGATACTTACCGACCGTGAGGCCATCTCCGAAATCCAGACATTGCTGGAGAACAAGCCGGTAGTGATCGCCGATGGGCATCACCGGTACGAAACGGCGCTCAACTACCGCAACGAGCGGCGGGCCGCGGAAAACCCCAAGGGGCCGCAAAATTACGATTACGCCCTTATGTACCTTTCCAATTCCCATGGCGAGGGGTTCACTGTGCTTCCCACCCACAGGCTGGTGAAAGAATTCGCCACGCCGGGGGTGGATAAAATCCTCTCCCTCCTCGGCGGTCTTTTTACGGCCACGCAGGCGCCGCTGGACGCGCAAAACATGGAGCCGCAGGTGACCGCATTGCGCGAAGCCGGGTTGAAAGCCCCCAGCTTCATCATGATCGCGGAAGGGAAATCATACCTGCTAACTTTGAAAAAGGATATTTACCAGGCCCAGATTGGAGAGGGGCTTTCGGCGGCGCTTAAAATGCTGGACGTTACCATCCTGCAAGAGGTGATCTTCGAAAAGGCCCTGGGCATATCCCGGGAAATGGTGGCGGACAAGAAGGTCATAAACTACACCATAGACCCGTCGGAGGCCGCCCGGGGCGTGCTGGAAGGTCCGGTTAAAATAGCGTTTCTGCTCAACCCAACCGACGTGGCCAAGGTGATTGAAGTGGCCACCGCTGGCGGTGTGATGCCGCAAAAATCCACCTATTTTTACCCCAAGCTCATATCGGGCCTGGTGTTTAATCCGCTGGAATGA
- a CDS encoding SPOR domain-containing protein: MLLNGTSRLRELIKLRRAVYPIILAVVAALALSQPAWAFSFGKIRVTSAYNTLFKAEIPLESAAKPEGLVVAFGSPADYSKLGLKRPDFLDNLSLQVADHPAAKGQKIIYITSADPIYQPSFNLIIKAFINGGQILENYFIAIDFQKNLALEASSSKEQEQEDMQAVAREMGGQPRSGEVPARQDIADMKKEEEHLSKDEMAVRSALRGEQPKVAQPMAPSSDDKATLEAIRASEADAEQGPAPVMTAETPVITASSQEPEASAPPAPSKSAGEPVEIVIHGDETFVNSEPAPAPKQAMRAPVSAPGATPARIVGEGAYKVKHGDTLYAVTRKMTGGQDADRLIVALWRSNKKLFAHGNLHGIKKGAVLDWALAEEMADSISANEARKIVRQQWAAWEKLTVKVSAPPAIVAPPVKEQVAKKVEPRVTPVPVPAPAPVAQPAPAPAKVVTPQMSWFKALAEWKARNGVKGGDIEIVSVKVVDEKTGRVEAKVVRKTANGPKESTVTMEKGKTGYKVSGETAIPAPKSKPVAKDKAAVSKNKPFTLHVATFRDKGQAISLVKILRDKGVNAFEMTGPDGSGGTVSRVAVDRFKSAGEAVALAGKLSGQGIARSGRALKLPYSVLVNAPAPVAEARAKAAQLAASGVSAYVVADGDKAAVYSGAYLTEQEAAAAAQEGLPQGSAPAQP, translated from the coding sequence ATGCTTTTAAATGGAACTTCCCGGCTACGCGAGTTGATAAAGCTCCGCCGCGCCGTTTATCCCATAATCCTGGCGGTGGTGGCCGCTTTGGCTTTATCACAACCCGCCTGGGCATTTTCTTTTGGCAAAATCCGGGTCACCAGCGCCTATAACACCCTATTCAAGGCTGAAATACCCCTTGAAAGCGCGGCCAAACCTGAAGGGCTTGTGGTGGCTTTTGGCTCCCCGGCGGATTACAGCAAGCTTGGGTTGAAACGGCCGGATTTTTTGGACAACCTCTCCCTGCAAGTGGCGGATCATCCCGCGGCCAAAGGGCAGAAAATCATATATATCACCAGCGCCGACCCTATTTATCAGCCTTCTTTCAATCTGATAATCAAGGCCTTCATCAACGGCGGGCAAATTCTTGAAAACTATTTCATAGCCATAGATTTCCAAAAGAACCTGGCTTTGGAGGCGTCATCGTCCAAAGAACAGGAGCAGGAAGACATGCAGGCGGTGGCCCGTGAAATGGGGGGCCAACCCCGGTCCGGCGAAGTCCCGGCCCGGCAGGACATAGCCGACATGAAAAAAGAGGAGGAGCATCTTTCCAAAGATGAGATGGCGGTGCGCTCGGCCTTAAGAGGTGAACAACCCAAGGTGGCCCAACCCATGGCCCCCTCTTCGGATGATAAAGCCACGCTGGAAGCCATCCGCGCCTCGGAAGCCGATGCCGAGCAGGGCCCGGCCCCGGTAATGACCGCTGAAACCCCCGTCATAACCGCTTCCAGCCAGGAGCCCGAGGCATCGGCGCCGCCAGCGCCATCCAAATCAGCAGGGGAACCGGTGGAGATCGTTATACACGGGGATGAGACGTTCGTGAATTCGGAGCCCGCCCCGGCCCCCAAACAGGCTATGCGGGCGCCTGTATCCGCTCCTGGCGCCACCCCGGCCAGAATTGTTGGCGAGGGTGCTTACAAGGTTAAACACGGCGATACCCTATACGCCGTCACAAGGAAAATGACCGGTGGCCAGGATGCGGACCGGCTGATCGTGGCGCTCTGGAGGAGCAACAAAAAACTGTTCGCCCATGGCAACCTGCACGGCATTAAAAAAGGCGCTGTGCTGGATTGGGCGCTGGCGGAGGAAATGGCGGACTCCATAAGTGCAAATGAGGCCAGAAAGATTGTCCGCCAGCAGTGGGCGGCCTGGGAAAAATTGACAGTAAAGGTTTCCGCCCCGCCAGCCATAGTGGCGCCCCCGGTTAAAGAACAAGTCGCAAAGAAAGTGGAGCCCAGGGTAACGCCTGTTCCCGTCCCTGCGCCGGCGCCCGTGGCTCAACCCGCTCCCGCGCCAGCCAAGGTGGTTACTCCCCAGATGAGCTGGTTTAAAGCCCTGGCCGAGTGGAAGGCCAGGAATGGCGTGAAAGGTGGCGATATAGAGATCGTTTCCGTAAAAGTCGTGGATGAAAAAACCGGCCGCGTGGAAGCGAAGGTTGTAAGGAAAACCGCTAACGGCCCGAAAGAGTCCACAGTGACCATGGAGAAGGGGAAAACCGGTTACAAGGTAAGTGGCGAAACGGCCATACCGGCGCCTAAATCCAAACCGGTGGCCAAAGACAAGGCCGCCGTTTCTAAAAACAAACCTTTCACATTGCATGTAGCCACCTTCCGGGATAAAGGCCAGGCCATTTCCCTGGTAAAGATCCTGCGGGATAAAGGGGTGAACGCTTTTGAAATGACAGGGCCGGACGGCTCCGGCGGAACCGTAAGCCGCGTGGCGGTGGACCGGTTTAAAAGCGCCGGGGAAGCCGTCGCTCTTGCCGGGAAACTTTCCGGGCAGGGCATAGCCAGGTCTGGCAGGGCTTTAAAGCTTCCGTACTCTGTGCTTGTGAACGCCCCCGCCCCAGTGGCCGAGGCCCGGGCCAAAGCCGCCCAGTTGGCCGCCAGCGGCGTTTCCGCTTATGTGGTAGCCGATGGCGACAAAGCGGCGGTTTATTCCGGCGCGTACCTTACTGAACAAGAGGCGGCCGCGGCCGCGCAAGAAGGACTGCCGCAAGGCTCCGCCCCGGCCCAGCCTTGA
- the oadA gene encoding sodium-extruding oxaloacetate decarboxylase subunit alpha produces the protein MAKKPIKITEVVLRDGHQSLLATRMKTEHMLPIAEKLDKVGFWSLEMWGGATFDSCIRFLNEDPWERVRLLKKAMPNTPFQMLLRGQNLVGYRHYADDLVEKFIDLSCDAGIDVFRVFDALNDLRNLKTSIARIKKNGKHAQGAISYTTSPVHNVRLFVELAKGLEQMGVDSICVKDMAGLLAPWPAYELIAGIKKVVEVPVHLHTHTTAGFAPMSITRAIEAGVDGLDTCMSPLSMGTSHSPTETIVAALKDTDNETGLDLVALADIANYFVDVRKEYSAFESSFTGVDVNILKSQVPGGMISNLESQLRQQNAYDRLPEVLEELPRCRKDLGYPPLVTPTSQIVGSQAVMNVLMGRYKVVTKETQALIEGKYGKVPGELDPELMKRVCGENACLTVRPADLLEPEWERLKKEVAAKATRDEDVIIFALFPQVAEQYMKKRGTPPDEVFKKEAVAPAATGKPQPNAFRVTVNGKAFDVRVDESTGVSTPAAAPAPTPTAPSAGGFTLKSPLAGAIFKINCQVGQPVKEGELVMLLEAMKMETEVLCPRSGVITSVMVRLGDKVASGDPLLMIS, from the coding sequence ATGGCGAAGAAACCGATAAAAATCACCGAGGTTGTCCTGCGGGACGGACATCAATCCCTTCTGGCCACGCGGATGAAAACCGAGCACATGCTCCCCATAGCCGAGAAGCTGGACAAGGTTGGATTCTGGTCGCTGGAGATGTGGGGAGGGGCCACGTTTGACTCCTGCATAAGGTTTTTGAACGAAGACCCCTGGGAGCGTGTGAGGCTGTTGAAGAAAGCCATGCCCAACACCCCGTTCCAAATGCTCCTGCGCGGCCAGAACCTGGTGGGATACCGCCATTACGCCGATGACCTGGTGGAGAAATTCATAGACCTCTCCTGCGACGCGGGGATAGACGTGTTCCGGGTGTTCGACGCGTTGAACGACCTGCGCAATTTAAAAACATCCATCGCACGCATAAAGAAAAACGGAAAACACGCCCAGGGCGCCATTTCGTACACCACAAGCCCAGTCCACAACGTCCGGCTTTTTGTGGAGCTGGCTAAAGGGCTGGAGCAGATGGGGGTGGACAGCATTTGCGTGAAAGACATGGCCGGATTGCTGGCCCCGTGGCCCGCCTATGAGCTTATAGCTGGCATCAAGAAAGTGGTGGAGGTTCCTGTGCATCTGCACACCCACACCACCGCAGGGTTTGCCCCCATGTCCATCACCCGCGCCATAGAGGCCGGGGTGGACGGGCTGGACACGTGCATGTCGCCCCTTTCAATGGGCACAAGCCACAGCCCCACGGAAACCATTGTGGCCGCCTTGAAAGACACAGATAACGAAACCGGGCTGGACCTGGTGGCGCTGGCGGATATAGCGAATTACTTTGTGGATGTCCGCAAGGAATATTCCGCTTTCGAGTCTTCGTTCACCGGGGTGGACGTGAACATATTAAAGTCGCAGGTGCCTGGCGGGATGATCTCCAACCTGGAGTCCCAGCTTCGCCAGCAAAACGCTTACGACCGGTTACCCGAAGTGTTGGAAGAGCTTCCCCGGTGCAGGAAAGACCTGGGCTATCCGCCGCTGGTGACACCAACCTCACAGATTGTGGGTTCGCAGGCGGTGATGAACGTTTTGATGGGGCGGTACAAGGTTGTTACCAAAGAGACCCAGGCGCTGATAGAAGGCAAATACGGCAAAGTGCCCGGTGAGTTGGACCCGGAGCTTATGAAGCGGGTTTGCGGCGAGAACGCCTGTTTAACCGTGCGCCCTGCCGACTTGTTGGAGCCTGAGTGGGAGAGGCTAAAAAAAGAGGTGGCCGCCAAAGCCACCCGTGACGAGGATGTGATAATCTTCGCGTTGTTCCCCCAGGTGGCCGAGCAGTATATGAAGAAGCGCGGCACGCCGCCCGATGAAGTTTTCAAGAAAGAAGCGGTAGCTCCAGCGGCTACCGGCAAACCCCAGCCAAACGCCTTCCGCGTGACGGTGAACGGCAAGGCTTTCGACGTGCGGGTGGACGAGTCCACCGGTGTTTCCACCCCTGCGGCGGCTCCAGCCCCAACACCGACGGCTCCGTCGGCTGGCGGTTTCACTTTAAAGTCGCCGCTGGCGGGCGCCATTTTCAAGATCAATTGCCAGGTGGGCCAGCCGGTGAAAGAAGGGGAGCTTGTGATGTTGCTGGAAGCCATGAAAATGGAGACGGAGGTATTGTGCCCCCGATCTGGCGTAATCACTTCGGTTATGGTAAGACTGGGCGACAAGGTTGCCAGCGGCGACCCGTTGCTAATGATAAGCTAG
- a CDS encoding alpha/beta fold hydrolase, with protein MAQDLQPPVIVVPGIQGTSLSDYYNIPPDEIWRLRLQNSFWNISPIEEHDRLALHPDSRVFEAREPAAIRSVSPHAAAYGEMVSELRHELAVTGSHPVFPFPYDWRQDIENIADTLYAFAKEVKNRVALIPGDYKGYDGPVDVVCHSMGGLITAIAVNKYGAEKLFRKVVSICAPFNGAVEAVWKLTTGQSSLMPGPAREREAARSLPSVYQLLPDYADAVDAADEGLKNLFDPNSWQPSVEDTLQTFIDKYSANINPRNLLSTFLQRASNTRAMANSAQVLTNLTGNSGGWMAIVGLGESTFVSMGSKRDNKGNVRFEYKPKVNQWPDGPNPNNTGDGSVPFLGAVPGFLSKNNLVCVSMGDFGMDVIDWGLAKVAGFHAMAPAMNFVQRLTIKYLTTKPSFYLDRTGSAAPGVTSWAPPITPTR; from the coding sequence ATGGCGCAAGATTTACAACCGCCGGTTATTGTAGTGCCTGGTATTCAAGGTACCAGCCTTTCCGATTACTACAACATCCCACCGGATGAGATTTGGAGGCTTCGGCTTCAAAACTCTTTTTGGAACATCTCACCCATAGAAGAGCACGACAGGCTGGCCTTACACCCTGATAGCAGAGTATTTGAAGCCAGGGAGCCTGCGGCAATCCGCTCCGTTAGCCCCCATGCGGCGGCTTATGGTGAAATGGTGTCGGAATTGCGTCATGAACTTGCCGTAACCGGCTCCCATCCTGTTTTCCCGTTCCCTTACGATTGGCGGCAGGATATAGAGAACATCGCCGACACGCTATACGCCTTCGCAAAAGAAGTGAAAAACCGTGTGGCGCTGATACCCGGGGATTATAAAGGTTATGACGGCCCGGTGGATGTGGTGTGCCATTCCATGGGCGGGTTGATAACCGCTATTGCCGTGAACAAATACGGCGCGGAAAAATTGTTCAGAAAGGTTGTTTCCATCTGCGCCCCGTTCAATGGGGCGGTGGAGGCGGTATGGAAACTCACCACGGGCCAGTCCTCATTAATGCCCGGCCCGGCGCGGGAGCGTGAAGCGGCCCGCTCATTGCCATCTGTTTATCAACTCCTGCCAGATTATGCTGACGCGGTGGACGCCGCCGATGAAGGCCTTAAAAATTTGTTTGACCCGAATTCATGGCAACCAAGCGTGGAAGACACCCTCCAGACGTTTATAGACAAATACAGCGCCAATATAAATCCCAGGAACCTTCTGTCCACTTTCCTCCAGCGAGCGAGCAATACCCGCGCCATGGCCAACAGCGCACAGGTTCTCACCAACCTCACCGGCAATAGCGGCGGTTGGATGGCTATTGTGGGCTTAGGGGAGAGCACTTTCGTGAGCATGGGTTCAAAGCGGGACAATAAGGGCAATGTGCGGTTTGAATATAAGCCAAAGGTCAACCAATGGCCAGACGGGCCAAATCCAAACAACACCGGTGACGGCTCCGTACCCTTCCTGGGGGCCGTGCCCGGGTTTTTAAGCAAGAACAACCTGGTGTGCGTATCCATGGGTGATTTCGGGATGGATGTGATCGATTGGGGTTTGGCCAAGGTCGCCGGATTTCACGCCATGGCTCCCGCCATGAACTTTGTTCAGCGGCTTACCATTAAATACCTGACTACCAAACCATCGTTTTATCTGGATAGGACAGGTAGCGCGGCGCCAGGGGTAACGAGCTGGGCTCCGCCTATTACACCAACCAGATAA
- a CDS encoding citramalate synthase, with protein MKKDSGRVLIYDTTLRDGAQAEEISFSLDDKLRIAEALDDFGVGFIEGGWPGSNPRDEAFFKAVKKLRLQKAKIAAFGSTHHHKNKPGDDHNVRLLLDSGAPVVTVVGKSWDMQAEVVLGINLKRNLEIIRDTIAYLSKRVYEVFFDAEHFFDGYKSNPGYAIETLRAALDGGAKCLCLCETNGGALPFEVEAVVQRVSETFPDALLGIHCHNDSDNGVANTLAAVRAGARQAQGTINGIGERCGNANLCSIIPNLQLKMGYKCVPSANMKKLKDLSSLVYELANMSHRPHQPYVGKSAFAHKGGIHVAAVRKTSLSYEHIQPELVGNRRRVLISDLSGRGNILTKAEEFGIDLNSKAEATQNILNQLKTLENAGFQFEGAEASFELLMRKALGQWKKKFEVERARVVSNFSDTSGANWAEAVIKLKMPDGSTTHSVAEGNGPVNALDKALRSALVKFYPQLGNVELHDFKVRILDEQSKTAAKTRVLIESGDGTRRWGTVGVSPNVIEASWQALVDSLEYKLQKDAEGKKPGKARKGKKK; from the coding sequence ATGAAAAAAGACAGCGGCAGGGTTTTAATCTACGACACCACCCTTAGGGATGGGGCCCAGGCCGAGGAGATAAGCTTCTCGCTGGACGACAAGCTCCGCATCGCCGAGGCGCTGGACGATTTCGGGGTGGGCTTTATCGAGGGCGGCTGGCCCGGCTCCAACCCCAGGGACGAGGCTTTCTTCAAGGCGGTGAAAAAACTGCGCCTCCAAAAAGCCAAAATAGCGGCCTTCGGCTCCACCCATCACCACAAGAACAAACCGGGGGATGACCATAACGTGCGCCTGTTGCTGGATTCTGGCGCGCCGGTGGTAACCGTGGTGGGCAAAAGCTGGGACATGCAGGCCGAAGTGGTGCTGGGGATAAACCTGAAACGCAACCTGGAGATAATCCGCGACACCATAGCCTACCTGTCCAAGCGGGTGTATGAAGTGTTCTTCGACGCGGAGCATTTTTTCGACGGGTACAAAAGCAACCCCGGTTACGCCATCGAAACGTTGCGGGCCGCGCTGGATGGGGGCGCAAAATGCCTCTGCCTGTGCGAGACCAACGGCGGAGCCCTGCCTTTCGAGGTGGAGGCTGTGGTTCAGCGGGTGAGCGAAACTTTCCCGGACGCGTTGTTGGGCATCCATTGCCATAACGATTCCGACAACGGCGTGGCCAACACTCTGGCGGCTGTGCGGGCAGGCGCTCGGCAGGCGCAAGGCACCATCAACGGTATCGGCGAGCGGTGCGGCAACGCCAACCTGTGTTCCATCATCCCGAACCTCCAGCTGAAGATGGGTTACAAATGCGTCCCTTCGGCGAACATGAAAAAACTGAAAGACCTGTCCAGCCTTGTTTACGAGCTGGCGAACATGTCCCACAGGCCTCACCAGCCATACGTGGGCAAATCTGCTTTTGCCCACAAGGGCGGCATCCATGTGGCGGCGGTGCGCAAGACATCGCTGTCTTACGAGCATATCCAGCCGGAGCTGGTGGGCAACCGGCGGCGGGTGTTGATTTCCGACCTGTCCGGGCGCGGCAACATCCTTACCAAGGCCGAGGAGTTCGGCATAGACTTAAACAGCAAGGCAGAGGCCACGCAAAATATCCTTAACCAGCTGAAGACGCTTGAAAACGCCGGTTTCCAGTTTGAGGGGGCCGAGGCCTCTTTTGAACTTCTCATGCGCAAAGCCCTGGGCCAGTGGAAGAAGAAATTCGAGGTGGAACGGGCGCGGGTTGTCTCCAACTTTTCCGACACCAGCGGGGCCAACTGGGCCGAGGCGGTGATAAAACTTAAAATGCCAGACGGCTCCACCACCCATTCCGTGGCGGAGGGCAACGGCCCGGTGAACGCGCTGGACAAGGCGTTGCGCTCAGCGCTGGTGAAGTTTTACCCGCAACTTGGCAACGTGGAACTGCACGACTTCAAGGTGCGCATTTTAGACGAGCAATCAAAAACCGCCGCTAAAACCAGGGTTCTTATAGAGTCCGGCGACGGGACGCGCCGGTGGGGTACGGTTGGGGTCTCGCCCAACGTGATAGAAGCCAGCTGGCAGGCCCTCGTGGACAGCCTGGAGTATAAACTGCAGAAAGACGCTGAAGGCAAGAAGCCCGGCAAAGCCCGTAAGGGGAAGAAAAAATAG
- a CDS encoding aspartate kinase encodes MALIVQKYGGTSMGSLERIRNVAAKVKKVYEQGHDVVVVVSAMSGVTDGLINQAKDLNDDPPEREMDLLMSSGERISSALLSIALNKAGVPSVSFTGRQIGMITDSFHMKARIKKITGEKLKDALAARKVAVVAGFQGVDEATGNVTTLGRGGSDTSAVAIAVAMKAGCCEIYTDVDGVYTTDPNIVPNARRIDCISFDEMLEMASLGAKVLQIRSVEFGKKYNMPIWVKSTFSDGKGTLVTSEVKEMEDVLVAAVAHDRNQAKITVSGVPDKPGVAATIFGKVAEQEINVDVIIQNVSEKGLTDISFTVPKNEVKKAISLIEPTLREIGAREVAADDQIGKVSIIGVGMRSHSGVAAKAFKALADGGINIMMISTSEIKVSCVVAAEEVDRAVRILHDAFELGRAPEERSYHSLKK; translated from the coding sequence GTGGCTCTCATCGTCCAGAAATATGGCGGCACTTCCATGGGTTCGCTGGAGCGTATCCGCAACGTGGCCGCCAAGGTTAAAAAGGTTTACGAACAGGGGCACGACGTGGTGGTGGTGGTATCCGCCATGTCCGGAGTCACCGACGGGCTGATAAACCAGGCTAAGGATCTGAATGACGACCCGCCCGAGCGGGAAATGGACCTTTTGATGAGTTCCGGGGAACGCATATCTTCCGCCCTGTTGTCCATTGCGCTCAACAAGGCGGGGGTGCCGTCGGTATCCTTCACGGGACGGCAGATAGGCATGATCACCGACTCGTTCCACATGAAGGCCCGCATCAAAAAGATCACTGGTGAAAAACTGAAAGACGCCCTGGCCGCCCGCAAGGTGGCGGTGGTGGCGGGTTTCCAGGGGGTGGACGAGGCTACGGGCAACGTTACCACCCTGGGCCGCGGCGGATCGGACACTTCGGCGGTGGCCATAGCCGTGGCCATGAAGGCCGGTTGTTGCGAGATATATACAGACGTGGATGGCGTGTACACCACGGACCCGAACATAGTGCCCAACGCCCGGCGGATAGACTGCATCTCTTTCGACGAGATGCTGGAGATGGCCAGCCTGGGCGCCAAGGTCTTGCAGATCCGGTCTGTGGAGTTCGGCAAGAAATACAACATGCCAATATGGGTGAAGTCCACGTTCTCTGATGGAAAAGGAACATTAGTCACATCCGAGGTGAAGGAAATGGAAGACGTGCTGGTGGCCGCCGTGGCCCACGACAGGAACCAGGCCAAAATAACCGTGTCCGGCGTGCCGGATAAACCCGGCGTGGCCGCCACCATTTTCGGCAAGGTGGCCGAACAGGAGATAAACGTGGACGTGATAATCCAGAACGTCTCTGAAAAGGGGCTTACGGACATATCGTTCACCGTGCCCAAGAACGAGGTGAAAAAGGCCATCTCTCTTATAGAACCCACGTTGAGGGAAATAGGCGCCCGCGAGGTGGCCGCTGATGACCAGATAGGCAAGGTATCCATCATCGGTGTGGGCATGAGAAGCCATTCAGGCGTGGCGGCCAAGGCCTTCAAGGCGCTGGCTGACGGTGGCATAAACATAATGATGATCTCCACGTCGGAAATAAAGGTCTCCTGCGTGGTGGCGGCCGAAGAGGTGGACAGGGCCGTTCGGATATTGCACGATGCTTTTGAGCTGGGCCGGGCGCCGGAAGAGCGCTCTTACCATTCATTGAAGAAATGA
- a CDS encoding flagellar hook-length control protein FliK codes for MYINQLPQTLLSAALKALGQRDLDVLFSKGDVVEGKVLKNLQNNQTLVRLRGVEMVAVSQTKLTPGQTIVGRIESVQPQLTVSLLPGGNTVEAKSSTMMRFLLPAKAPLGETLAKALDTVKGEPAASPKVQEALKNLGAVMEKVVSTDMNTLTPEKAAQTIKSSGLFMESSARLVAEGKLAPEEFKKSMTMDLKAALSKTLQLVDEELASLVGRFEKEQSVATAKTMDAAQQPKQAPQTAPEKTLAQPSLPQDVARPPADKTDEAVAEMAKLRETAKGLRQLMSNVELNQLVNATQKREDGSAMNPMLYQIPFAQNGAIDTARVYFLPDGGKGKGENAQGGEKSLVFMLDMSNLGPVRVDVWVGEKQAHGSIYVADDAVADYVRGALPELLSALEAGGYRATINVSAVADTAFLTEELAPLIPVTGAGLINVKA; via the coding sequence ATGTACATCAACCAGCTCCCGCAAACGCTTCTATCGGCCGCGTTAAAAGCTTTGGGCCAGCGGGACCTGGACGTGCTTTTCTCCAAAGGCGACGTGGTGGAGGGCAAGGTTTTAAAAAACCTCCAGAACAACCAGACGTTAGTGCGTCTTCGCGGGGTGGAGATGGTGGCCGTCTCCCAAACAAAACTTACCCCGGGGCAAACCATTGTGGGGCGCATAGAAAGCGTTCAGCCACAGCTTACGGTAAGCCTGCTTCCCGGCGGCAACACGGTGGAGGCCAAGTCGTCCACCATGATGAGGTTCCTCCTGCCCGCCAAAGCCCCTCTGGGCGAAACCTTGGCCAAGGCGCTGGACACGGTGAAAGGCGAACCTGCGGCCTCGCCCAAAGTCCAGGAGGCCCTTAAAAACCTTGGGGCCGTGATGGAGAAGGTTGTCTCCACAGACATGAACACCCTCACGCCGGAGAAAGCCGCGCAAACCATAAAGAGCTCCGGGTTGTTCATGGAATCCTCCGCGCGGCTGGTGGCGGAAGGCAAACTTGCGCCGGAAGAATTTAAAAAGTCCATGACCATGGATTTAAAAGCGGCTCTCTCCAAAACCCTGCAACTGGTGGATGAAGAGCTTGCCTCCCTTGTGGGCAGGTTCGAGAAGGAACAATCCGTCGCGACAGCGAAAACAATGGATGCCGCCCAGCAACCAAAGCAGGCGCCCCAAACCGCGCCGGAAAAAACCTTGGCCCAGCCATCCCTGCCGCAAGACGTGGCCAGGCCTCCTGCGGACAAGACAGACGAAGCGGTGGCGGAAATGGCCAAGCTCCGTGAGACAGCCAAGGGCCTGCGTCAGCTTATGAGCAATGTGGAGTTGAACCAGCTGGTGAACGCCACCCAAAAGCGGGAGGATGGTTCCGCCATGAACCCCATGCTGTACCAGATACCGTTCGCTCAAAACGGGGCCATAGACACGGCGCGGGTCTATTTCCTGCCCGATGGGGGCAAAGGTAAAGGCGAGAACGCACAGGGGGGTGAAAAATCGCTGGTGTTCATGCTGGACATGAGCAACCTTGGTCCCGTGCGGGTGGATGTTTGGGTCGGGGAGAAACAGGCCCACGGCTCCATTTACGTGGCTGACGACGCGGTGGCCGATTACGTCCGTGGAGCCCTGCCGGAGCTTTTGTCCGCGCTGGAGGCGGGCGGTTACCGGGCCACCATAAACGTATCCGCCGTGGCGGACACGGCATTCTTGACCGAGGAACTGGCGCCGTTGATCCCGGTTACAGGCGCGGGCCTTATAAACGTGAAAGCATGA
- a CDS encoding EscU/YscU/HrcU family type III secretion system export apparatus switch protein: protein MKKGDAKHRKHAVAVKYKPGEQAAPTVVAKGGGEVAEKIIAIAKEHGIPIKEDKDLVEVLSRLDLNSEVPPELYHVIAEVLAWVYRVNGKRAPATQFKTL from the coding sequence ATGAAAAAAGGGGACGCCAAGCACCGCAAACACGCTGTGGCGGTGAAATACAAGCCGGGGGAACAGGCGGCGCCAACGGTGGTGGCCAAGGGTGGTGGCGAGGTGGCCGAGAAGATCATCGCTATCGCAAAAGAACACGGGATCCCCATTAAGGAAGACAAGGACCTGGTGGAGGTTTTATCCCGGCTGGATTTGAACAGCGAGGTTCCGCCGGAGCTTTATCATGTCATCGCGGAGGTGCTGGCCTGGGTTTACCGGGTAAACGGAAAACGGGCGCCCGCCACCCAGTTCAAGACGCTTTAA